One genomic window of Ictalurus punctatus breed USDA103 chromosome 23, Coco_2.0, whole genome shotgun sequence includes the following:
- the LOC108256432 gene encoding basic helix-loop-helix domain-containing protein USF3, whose translation MPEIIQNQPETTQKLTRRKKNKETHNAVERHRKEKINSGIKRIGDLLPCSQALKQSKNMILGEAYRYISELKQQNDEMLLNGGDKVQAEEIKRLRQQVEDLRKESAHYIELLKVNGINFLDDPTIHWKGKQRCAKVAKITPTHLMSKGIIVYSNENLACSASKMSAPSNAVSHLDKQPVNALAIQPSCNVQMGPGQALGVPNGTQITVTSSTSSHIPLATLIPAVSKPCLAVVEQYAAVAPVAPKLPPPGNYVTLQGVCPKLAVTAPSPQETQPAKPTPTLASSTSCTMPVQLQPVFSLSSLPQTVVSNTLVSDASSMLPQDTESMSLAQTLPGNTAHLRTSAANSTQTTWTTLQLTGNTVQPVCRALVTEASNSGHNIPQLSVCPVVANPQVHPIPVQVQTQVPMQLQTPKPTRIPVRSNPPQLLPAVLPCPQTPVVTQASLLSQTPVVLHQPPLVTQTGLLTQSQTVVAPSTILPKPVSPSTQSHTYPAIQPKPQIHHAMPPQHELQPTMPSQPKAQPAIIPQPQSAIVPPLQQTLIPQSQATTLPVLQTMQVVQMNSDGTPVIGTSLPQNNPNVVILQQASTCPAPQVIREDVTNQAACQHIVIIQTPTMPPTQQNHQTNVVPSAVPTLANQITTSSNPCPSTAQAKQLVHILPRPSAHQSAPQTITVNGQVYVLQSVKSADTGSPQVSQSATQIIQPTCEEPNTNVALNCLGALTSLSQSISQSSNQSISQVSNQNNVQLQITPPLDTTVQSSLSKLVSGVSTSTETVLTPVVPVSTSVSCPVNILPKKTSVASVNQPKQMSVKRARPVKRKEPNQKRNMCRIAAKPANSMSSQANIEQGHSSTITDIHFMNSACEDMSHKTSTINTSTATRVTSTCNNSTAICVSSSSKLIHSTANLATNTSVTPLVDNEVAQSHGKSVAAIPPSYSKTVSTLNSVTPLEDSSVVHASSEPVLANNNDLQQNESTVSVLSSQCSTLNRGVTSSTKSITNDNSSTTLISQDKSTVNNCITSCIRTESSPTLVQNNTTLTSVRASENNLKVSSVETALLQPQSIPSGTSADPTKSLETGSLMEKIPQVQTEPAVVKAADTSQMQTPFALQSTSSCSDTPSPVLHQESRNLNTFNKVLKHSEVNMSVTTASQIHSVGIKLGQSNSSKELSRGEHSSATAENISEAESFLQKETVLSQEVSTMGNESYDSSLVANRQTDSPTAGASSNRGFSVASLLPTGQNITASPNTFGSFSFTSEQAEILAMAARAIFEQESPGRKSDSCSGDNPSSTTATRWDLSKTQQTPIIKERVSQQLKQANQGDITISKTPSLVEVSGISTPGVRLPVNTAYSQSQASTLTSLNVNNLIRPSSVQSYPGSPNLGQQVSVPSPGGAAILVSQTSSQVTQSCSGPAQVNEYTPLKSALMRTHIGAGISERHQKDMPKRSAQEDLVLPINKRSKPCPSGSIARIDVKGTEHVQAMSGQMPPNSSSLMTGNHSDGGGALFSGNTFMTTVLRPSEGHCPPQLAPHEQSQPSVLHLQQGHVQHGTPQSGQILGGSHYLKHQHHQEQQRHLYQLQHHLIQPDTQIHSIQQRTLLQDQNVHKKRVVRGGQTGPPVNLQKQHHLEKNGVQHQPSQQSQQHQQQAQQHPQQQQQQSQQHQHQQQPQHQQQKPQQLQQQQQQQQQQQQQQQQQMQQQGSHSRHQHLQQQLQQQHFSRPEKNCEGQQAGPRAHQNNHLSQQDRQPGQDHGAMQRLMGSRTLEQQLTSQASNPVSRSSDLACTTSRQERHRLSSYSAEALIGKTSSAGDQRMGLHTLHTARGNSQDQSELQGYVDSSHGKGNISHNPQGRLAQEHSGAPDIQRISERLPFKTLGNGPQVNNFEVQVSRSGDMTSKSVAPAQRGPQPQTGFRMGAGSSGDGRSRGTYGTHPSAQGLQTGAGLPREQDSCHQSFMQSLLAPHLPEQTGHQRAAQGCPPVSIEYNCVTGVSPGELQAKVSSPNLHPTQTAPPMHLGDNNKGHISQVSGNIHGSVRSVLPHPPSTPHSSSDTGRAQGSSRSLSAVSQRAHHIGPDPQSSKIRPGDRPRSGNLRPVNTFEPESPLPLPSGGGVLLGRPQTGGESRRRSIVRFMPEGSQVGSDSNLVSDQHLTQNFGFPFMGEGGMNPPPPINANSSFIPPVTQSSASRTPALLPVEPQNTLPSFYPSYSPAAHPSIPNEIPIQYFSNQIFPSSSADKSSTTPLNNRFGSILSPPRPVGFAQPSYPLLTDITPMPIANSSGITPHLSNFNLTSLFPEIASAMPPDGSSMPMSPLLLANTSSSDSNKQSNRPAHNISHILGHDGTSAV comes from the exons ATGCCAGAAATAATACAGAATCAGCCAGAAACTACCCAGAAACTCACACG gaggaaaaaaaacaaagagacacaCAATGCAG TCGAAAGACACCGCAAAGAGAAGATCAATTCCGGTATCAAACGAATTGGAGATCTCTTGCCTTGCTCCCAAGCCTTAAAACAG aGTAAGAATATGATTCTAGGGGAAGCCTATCGTTATATCTCCGAGCTAAAGCAACAGAATgatgaaatgctgctcaacggAGGAGACAAAGTACAAG CGGAAGAGATCAAACGCTTACGACAGCAGGTGGAGGACTTAAGAAAGGAAAGTGCTCATTACATTGAGCTCCTCAAAGTAAATGGGATCAACTTTCTGGATGACCCTACTATCCACTGGAAGGGCAAGCAACGCTGTGCTAAAGTAGCCAAAATAACACCAACTCACTTGATGTCAAAGGGAATAATTGTGTACTCTAATGAGAATTTGGCTTGTTCAGCAAGTAAAATGTCTGCTCCTTCAAATGCTGTTTCTCACCTGGATAAACAGCCAGTAAACGCTTTAGCCATCCAACCATCTTGCAACGTTCAAATGGGTCCAGGTCAAGCACTTGGTGTCCCAAACGGAACACAGATAACGGTCACCTCTTCTACATCTTCACACATTCCACTAGCGACTCTTATTCCTGCTGTGTCCAAGCCCTGTCTTGCAGTGGTGGAGCAGTATGCTGCTGTGGCACCTGTTGCTCCAAAATTGCCCCCTCCTGGGAATTATGTTACTCTTCAAGGCGTATGTCCCAAGCTTGCAGTCACTGCTCCTAGTCCTCAAGAAACTCAGCCAGCCAAGCCTACACCAACTCTTGCATCTTCTACCAGTTGCACAATGCCTGTCCAACTTCAGCCTGTATTTAGTCTATCCTCCTTGCCTCAAACCGTGGTCAGTAACACCCTTGTTTCTGATGCTTCTTCAATGCTGCCACAAGATACCGAAAGCATGTCTCTTGCTCAAACATTACCAGGCAACACTGCTCATCTTCGGACCAGTGCAGCTAACAGCACACAGACTACATGGACAACACTACAGCTTACTGGCAACACGGTGCAGCCTGTCTGTCGAGCTTTGGTCACAGAAGCCAGTAACTCTGGGCATAATATTCCACAACTTTCAGTATGTCCTGTTGTGGCAAATCCCCAAGTCCACCCCATTCCTGTCCAAGTGCAAACGCAAGTTCCTATGCAACTGCAAACCCCCAAACCAACACGCATCCCTGTTCGGTCTAACCCTCCCCAGTTGTTACCAGCTGTGCTTCCCTGTCCTCAAACACCTGTTGTTACTCAGGCATCACTTTTATCCCAGACCCCTGTGGTACTTCATCAACCACCTCTCGTAACACAGACAGGGTTACTAACTCAGTCACAAACTGTTGTTGCTCCATCCACAATTTTACCCAAACCTGTATCTCCATCAACTCAATCCCACACGTATCCAGCCATACAACCCAAGCCTCAAATCCATCATGCCATGCCACCTCAGCATGAACTACAACCCACTATGCCATCTCAGCCCAAAGCCCAGCCAGCTATAATACCGCAGCCCCAGTCTGCCATTGTGCCTCCGCTTCAGCAAACACTCATTCCCCAGAGTCAAGCCACCACATTGCCAGTACTCCAGACAATGCAGGTTGTGCAAATGAATTCAGATGGAACCCCGGTAATCGGGACATCCTTGCCTCAAAACAATCCTAATGTTGTTATTTTGCAGCAGGCCAGTACATGTCCAGCCCCACAAGTAATTAGAGAGGATGTGACCAATCAGGCGGCATGCCAGCACATTGTTATAATCCAGACCCCGACAATGCCGCCTACTCAACAGAACCATCAAACTAACGTTGTGCCATCTGCAGTTCCTACTTTGGCTAATCAAATAACCACCTCCAGCAACCCCTGTCCCAGTACTGCTCAAGCTAAACAGCTGGTTCATATCCTTCCACGTCCTTCAGCACACCAGTCGGCACCCCAGACGATCACTGTGAATGGACAGGTTTACGTCTTACAATCGGTGAAATCGGCAGACACGGGGAGCCCTCAGGTTAGTCAAAGTGCTACGCAAATCATCCAGCCCACCTGTGAGGAACCGAACACCAATGTTGCATTGAATTGTTTGGGTGCCCTCACTAGCCTTAGCCAAAGCATTTCACAATCCTCCAATCAAAGCATTTCACAGGTCTCCAATCAAAACAATGTACAACTGCAAATTACTCCACCTTTAGACACTACAGTGCAGTCTTCTCTGTCCAAGCTGGTTTCAGGAGTCAGTACATCCACTGAGACTGTTCTAACCCCTGTCGTACCCGTGTCAACATCAGTAAGTTGTCCAGTTAACATTCTGCCAAAGAAGACCAGTGTAGCTTCTGTAAACCAACCCAAACAGATGTCAGTTAAAAGGGCCAGGCCAGTCAAGAGAAAAGAACCTAATCAAAAGAGGAATATGTGCCGAATTGCTGCAAAGCCAGCAAACAGTATGTCATCTCAGGCAAACATTGAACAAGGACATTCATCCACTATAACAGATATTCACTTTATGAATTCTGCATGTGAGGACATGAGCCACAAAACCAGTACCATAAATACATCCACGGCCACCAGAGTTACATCAACGTGCAATAATTCTACAGCAATTTGTGTCAGTTCAAGTAGTAAATTAATTCACAGTACTGCCAATTTGGCAACAAATACAAGTGTCACTCCCCTAGTGGACAATGAAGTAGCTCAAAGTCACGGAAAAAGCGTTGCTGCAATTCCCCCATCTTACAGTAAAACAGTTAGCACCCTTAATTCTGTTACTCCCCTTGAGGATAGCTCGGTAGTCCATGCCAGCAGTGAACCCGTTTTAGCCAATAATAATGACCTTCAACAGAATGAATCAACAGTTAGTGTTCTCTCTTCTCAGTGTAGCACGTTGAACAGAGGTGTTACCTCTTCAACAAAATCAATCACGAATGATAACTCCTCCACTACACTGATTTCTCAAGATAAATCAACAGTCAACAATTGTATTACTAGTTGCATACGAACAGAATCAAGTCCTACTTTAGTTCAGAACAATACCACACTCACAAGTGTCCGTGCTTCAGAAAATAATTTGAAGGTTTCCTCTGTCGAAACTGCACTTCTCCAACCCCAGAGCATACCTTCAGGCACGAGTGCTGATCCAACAAAGAGTCTAGAAACAGGATCCCTCATGGAGAAGATTCCACAAGTTCAAACAGAGCCTGCAGTAGTCAAAGCTGCAGACACTTCTCAGATGCAGACACCTTTTGCTTTGCAGTCCACATCAAGTTGTTCAGATACACCATCACCAGTTCTACACCAGGAATCCAGGAATTTGAACACCTTCAACAAGGTTCTTAAACATTCAGAAGTTAACATGTCTGTGACAACTGCTAGTCAGATTCATTCTGTTGGTATCAAACTTGGTCAATCAAATTCAAGCAAAGAATTAAGCAGAGGTGAACATTCAAGTGCTACCGCAGAGAATATATCTGAGGCAGAGTCTTTCTTGCAAAAAGAAACTGTTCTTTCACAGGAGGTATCAACAATGGGAAATGAATCATATGATTCCTCGCTAGTGGCAAATAGACAGACTGATTCACCAACAGCAGGAGCTTCAAGTAACAGAGGCTTTTCAGTTGCATCGCTGCTTCCAACAGGTCAGAATATTACTGCGTCTCCTAATACGTTTGGATCTTTTAGTTTCACCTCTGAGCAGGCAGAAATATTAGCAATGGCTGCAAGAGCTATATTTGAGCAAGAAAGCCCAGGAAGGAAGAGTGATAGCTGCAGTGGTGATAACCCATCAAGTACAACTGCCACCAGATGGGATCTCTCAAAAACACAGCAAACTCCCATAATCAAAGAAAGAGTCAGTCAACAGTTAAAGCAAGCAAATCAAGGTGACATAACCATATCAAAGACTCCTTCACTAGTTGAGGTTTCTGGCATTAGTACACCTGGTGTCCGGCTTCCAGTGAACACAGCTTATTCTCAGTCACAAGCTAGCACTCTCACTAGTCTAAATGTTAACAATCTCATCAGGCCAAGCTCTGTCCAGTCTTACCCAGGGTCTCCAAACCTTGGTCAGCAAGTATCTGTTCCATCACCAGGGGGAGCAGCAATTCTAGTGTCTCAGACATCATCTCAGGTCACTCAAAGCTGCTCTGGCCCAGCACAAGTTAACGAATATACACCTTTGAAAAGTGCACTCATGAGAACTCACATAGGTGCTGGGATATCTGAACGTCATCAAAAGGATATGCCAAAGCGGTCTGCCCAAGAGGACCTTGTTCTTCCTATAAACAAGCGCTCAAAACCATGCCCATCTGGTAGTATTGCTCGGATAGATGTTAAGGGGACAGAACATGTCCAAGCAATGTCTGGACAAATGCCGCCAAATTCCTCATCATTAATGACTGGGAACCATTCTGATGGAGGAGGTGCCCTGTTTTCAGGAAATACTTTTATGACCACTGTACTTCGCCCATCTGAAGGACACTGCCCTCCTCAACTGGCACCACATGAACAAAGTCAACCTAGTGTGCTGCACCTACAACAGGGACACGTACAGCATGGCACACCACAATCTGGACAGATCTTGGGAGGAAGCCATTACCTCAAACATCAACATCACCAAGAGCAACAGAGACACCTCTACCAACTTCAGCATCACCTTATACAACCAGACACTCAGATCCACAGTATTCAACAGAGGACTCTGCTACAAGATCAGAATGTCCATAAAAAGAGAGTCGTGCGAGGTGGTCAGACAGGACCTCCTGTTAATTTGCAGAAGCAGCATCACTTGGAGAAAAATGGTGTACAGCATCAACCATCACAGCAGTCTCAGCAGCACCAACAGCAAGCTCAGCAGCAcccacagcagcagcaacaacagtcCCAGCAgcaccaacatcaacaacaaccacaacaccaacaacaaaaaccacagcagcttcaacaacaacaacagcagcagcaacaacaacaacaacagcagcaacaacaaatgCAGCAACAAGGTTCACACTCGAGGCATCAACATCTTCAGCAACAACTTCAGCAACAACACTTCAGTAGACCGGAAAAGAATTGTGAGGGCCAACAGGCAGGCCCCAGGGCTCATCAGAACAACCACTTGAGTCAGCAAGACCGCCAGCCAGGACAGGATCATGGAGCCATGCAAAGGTTGATGGGCTCTCGCACTTTAGAGCAGCAACTAACTTCACAGGCTAGTAATCCTGTGTCTCGCTCTTCAGACCTTGCTTGTACTACATCACGACAAGAGCGTCATCGGCTGTCTAGTTATTCTGCTGAGGCTCTTATTGGGAAGACTTCAAGTGCTGGTGACCAACGTATGGGACTTCATACACTGCACACCGCTCGGGGCAATTCACAGGATCAGTCTGAGTTACAAGGTTATGTTGACTCCTCACATGGGAAAGGAAATATTAGTCATAATCCTCAAGGCAGACTAGCCCAAGAACACTCTGGGGCTCCAGACATTCAGCGTATATCGGAGCGTTTACCTTTCAAGACTCTTGGTAATGGGCCTCAAGTAAACAACTTTGAAGTGCAAGTGTCTCGCAGTGGAGATATGACCAGTAAATCTGTGGCTCCAGCTCAGAGGGGTCCTCAGCCACAAACCGGATTTAGAATGGGGGCTGGTTCTTCTGGTGATGGACGTAGTCGTGGTACATATGGGACACATCCTTCAGCACAGGGGCTACAAACTGGAGCTGGGCTGCCACGTGAGCAGGACTCATGCCATCAAAGCTTTATGCAAAGTTTATTGGCTCCACATCTTCCCGAACAAACTGGGCACCAGAGGGCTGCACAAGGCTGTCCCCCAGTGAGTATAGAGTACAACTGTGTGACTGGAGTTTCTCCTGGGGAACTTCAGGCTAAAGTCTCAAGCCCTAACTTGCACCCTACACAGACAGCTCCTCCCATGCATCTTGGGGACAACAATAAAGGGCACATTTCTCAGGTTAGTGGAAATATACACGGATCTGTAAGATCAGTTCTGCCCCATCCTCCGTCAACACCGCACAGTAGCTCGGATACGGGCCGTGCTCAAGGCTCTTCCAGGTCACTTTCAGCTGTCAGTCAGAGAGCCCATCATATTGGACCAGATCCGCAAAGTTCAAAAATCCGCCCAGGAGATCGGCCAAGGTCTGGCAACTTGAGACCTGTAAACACATTTGAGCCTGAAAGTCCATTGCCACTTCCATCAGGTGGGGGAGTACTGCTTGGACGGCCACAGACAGGTGGTGAATCTCGGCGCAGAAGTATTGTGCGTTTTATGCCGGAAGGTTCACAGGTTGGCAGCgacagcaatttggtttcagatCAGCATCTCACCCAGAACTTTGGCTTTCCCTTTATGGGTGAGGGAGGTATGAACCCTCCACCTCCGATTAATGCAAACTCATCTTTCATTCCCCCAGTCACACAGTCCAGTGCCTCACGTACCCCTGCTCTCCTTCCTGTAGAGCCTCAGAACACTCTCCCTTCTTTCTACCCCTCATATTCACCTGCTGCTCATCCAAGCATTCCAAATGAGATTCCTATACAGTATTTTTCTAACCAGATATTTCCAAGTTCAAGTGCTGATAAGAGTAGCACTACTCCGTTAAACAACCGCTTTGGATCTATTCTTTCTCCACCCCGGCCTGTGGGCTTTGCACAGCCGAGCTATCCGCTGCTGACCGATATAACACCGATGCCCATAGCAAACTCCTCGGGCATTACTCCTCATTTATCCAACTTTAACCTGACTTCTCTGTTCCCTGAAATAGCCTCAGCGATGCCCCCTGATGGTTCCTCAATGCCAATGTCCCCTTTACTGCTTGCAAATACTTCCTCCTCAGACTCTAACAAACAATCTAATCGTCCAGCTCACAACATCAGCCACATTCTTGGGCACGACGGGACCTCTGCTGTTTAA